In candidate division WOR-3 bacterium, the DNA window CAAAGGTCTGGATTAACACTTATGCAGGACCAGAAGAGGTTCAGGACTGGGTGCGTTATGGCGCAAAAATTACCGATGATGGAAACTATATCCTTTTAGCCTGCGAATATACTAAAACGATATTGAGCAAAACGGGGACCGTGATCTTTTACGCCGATAGCTTCAACTACGGAGATATAAGTTTCTCTCTCGGAGGACCCGCCGATATAACCGGGGACGGTTCCTATTTTGTTCAGGGAAATCCTCTGACCCTATTTACACAAACAGGACAAGTAGTATGGTGCAAAGCGGGTGATCAATACGGAAGCTTATCAAATAACGTGGCAATCAGCAGAAATGGGAGTTATGTGGCAAGGGATTATGGTGACGTTTATCTTTACGACTTCTCGGGAAATCTCGTGCGCAGAATACCGGATAACGAAATTGTATCACATTTTATCAAGTTTTCTCCGGAGGGTGACCTAATATTCTGGGGTGGACTGGGCGGAGGCAAAGTAATCGATCTTATGGGCAACACTATCCATTTGGAAACCACCAATGATTTCTACGGAGTTTCCGATATGGCCATACCCGAAAGCGATTCCCTCTTATTTGTTGCACTCGCTGGGAAAGTGAAACTTTACACCCTCTCATCAACATCCTCTTTACTCTGGGAAAACGATTCCACCCCAGGTATGGTTTACGTCGATGTGAGCAGTGACGGAAGCCTGTTTGGTGCTATAGGTGGGGGCTATGTTTACATATTTGACAGGAATGGACAGATTCTCTTTTCCGCCAGCCAGGATGGAGGCTCAGGCGGGAAAATAATAATCGGCGGGAGAATAAGAATCTCCGCCAACGGTAAATATTTTTGTGCTCAGGGAGGCGGAGGAATATACTACTACGAAATGAAGTAAAATTATTTAATGAGTACAGGCAGCAGGCTTGCCCTCGTCTTTTACTATTCTGGCAAGCACAGGTACAGCATTAATGCCCTTTTGGGGGCCATTGAACAGGATGAAGAGCTTAAAAACCTAAACACCTTTCTCTTCGAAAATCCTCCGGATCTTTTAAAGGGCATTAGGGGACTCCCAAGCGATTATGAAAAAGTAGTTGTAGGCATCTCCTTCTTTACCACGGAGCTCTGGGAAACCATAAATCTTGTTGAATCAATAAAAAGGCTTGAGAGGAGGGTCTTTCTCATTGCCGGTGGACCTCACCCCTCCGGCGACCCTGAGGGAACACTCAAAATGGGCTTTGACCTTGTGGTAAGGGGAGAGGCAGAAGAGACCTTAAAGGAAATTCTCAAGAAATTTCAGAGAGACGAAGATATAAAGGATGTGAAAGGGATTTATTATCTTGAAAAGGACAATCTCTTTTTCACAGGTCAAAGAACTCCGATTAACCTTGATAATTTTTTCCCTTTTTCCTTGAAACATGTCAAATTTGGTCCCATTGAGATCACAAGGGGATGCCCTTACGGTTGCTATTACTGTCAGACCCCAAGGATCTTTGGTTCAAAACCAAGGCACAGAAGTAAAGAGATCATCTGGGAGTATGTAAAGATAATGAAAGAAAGAGGACTGGGAGATACCCGATTCATTACGCCCAGTTTCCTTAGTTACGGTTCGGAGGATGGCAAAACACCAAACCTTGAGTTCATTGAAGAATTCCTTGCAGGGGCGAGGCAGATTCTAAAAAATGAAGGTAGAATCTTTGTAGGGACTTTCCCCTCCGAGATAAGGCCCGAACACGTAACCCCAGAAAGCTTGAAATTGATTAAAAAATATGCGGACAACAATAACATCATTATTGGAATGCAAAGCGGAAGTGATAGGATCTTAAATCTTATTCATCGAGGTCATACGGTAGAAGATGGAATCAGAGCGGTTCAATACACCTTAGAGGCAGGTCTCATCCCAAAGGTGGATTTCCTTTTCGGCCTGCCTTTTGAAGAGGAAGAAGATCAGTTAGAGTCAATAAAAATTATGAAGAGACTTATCGAAATGGGAGCGATCATTCATGCCCACACCTTTTTACCCCTCCCCGGTACTCCTTTCAGCAAGTACAAGCCTACCAAACTCTCTAAAACATTGAAAGATTTCCTGAAGTACTACTCATCCAAAGGACGTGTTTACGGAGATTGGCAAAAACAGGAAGAACTCGGCATAAAAATCACAGAATACCTTGTAAGTCAAAAACCTTAATTTCATCATGGTTATAAGAGAAATAAAAGCGAAAAACATACTTACAAAGTCAAAGGTTTACGACTGGGTGTTAAACCCCTATATTGGTTGCCAGCATGCGTGTACCTACTGCTATGCCCGTTTTATGAAAAAATTTACCGGGCATAGGGAAAGCTGGGGAGAATTTGTAGATGTAAAGATCAATGCGCCCGAGCTTTTAGCAAAGGAGATTAAGAAAAAGAGAAGGGGAGAAATCTGGATAAGTGGCATCTGCGATCCTTATCAACCTGTGGAGAAAAAATACCAGCTTACGCGAAAATGCTTAGAAATCCTCTCGGATTATGATTGGCATGTCTTCCTTCAGACAAAATCACCCTTGGTTCTAAGAGACCTCGATATCATAAAGAGATTCAAATACATCGATGTGGGATTCTCCCTTCTATTTCATCGAGGCTCGCTGCCTTGAGAACGCTTCACGAAAATGGTTTAAAAACCTATGTAATGATCGCACCGGTGCTCCCAGGTGCTGAAGAGCTCCCTGAATTCCTAAAGAATATCGTGGATTACATTATCGTTGATAAACTCAATTACCACTACGCTGACTGGGTTCTCAAAAAATACAATTTGCCGAGGATAGAGAAACTCGACTTTTTAGTGGATAAGTTAAAAAAGACAGGCTTACCTGTGGAAGTGGTCGGGCAATAAAAATTCGCGTTATTTTTCAATTTTCAGCTGCATTATTACACACCGAGCACTACAAATTTACCAAAATTAATCAGTTCCGTTTGTTTAAACACCTGAATTGGCTTTAAATTAAGCAATGTCGTAAGGAGGAGGTATGTCTGAAGAATTCGAAGTCAGAAAGGAGAAGGTAGAGCAACTTAGAAATTCTGGAATTGAACCTTATCAGTATAAATTTTTGAAAACCCACGAATCAAAGTTCATCAAAGAAAACTTTGAAGAATTTGAAAACAAAGAGGTTCTCATTGCGGGCCGATTGATGACCAAGCGGGTTTTTGGGAAGCTTTCCTTTGCGCACATAAGAGACGAAAGCGGTGACATTCAGATTGCAGTCCAGCAAGGTATCACGAAGGTGCCAGGGACCGATGAGGATGGCTCCAATTTCTTCAAAAAATTCATCGATGTCGGCGACATCATCGGAATCAAGGGAAAGGTATTTAAGACAAAGACAGGTGAAGTTACCGTTCTTGCTGAAGAACTTACACTCCTTTCCAAATGCTTAAAGCCCCTTCCTGAAAAGTGGCACGGGCTAAAGGACAAAGAGATCATCTATCGGGAGAGGTACCTCGACCTCATAATGAACCTCGAGTCCCGGGAGGTTTTTAAGAAGAGGAC includes these proteins:
- a CDS encoding TIGR04013 family B12-binding domain/radical SAM domain-containing protein yields the protein MSTGSRLALVFYYSGKHRYSINALLGAIEQDEELKNLNTFLFENPPDLLKGIRGLPSDYEKVVVGISFFTTELWETINLVESIKRLERRVFLIAGGPHPSGDPEGTLKMGFDLVVRGEAEETLKEILKKFQRDEDIKDVKGIYYLEKDNLFFTGQRTPINLDNFFPFSLKHVKFGPIEITRGCPYGCYYCQTPRIFGSKPRHRSKEIIWEYVKIMKERGLGDTRFITPSFLSYGSEDGKTPNLEFIEEFLAGARQILKNEGRIFVGTFPSEIRPEHVTPESLKLIKKYADNNNIIIGMQSGSDRILNLIHRGHTVEDGIRAVQYTLEAGLIPKVDFLFGLPFEEEEDQLESIKIMKRLIEMGAIIHAHTFLPLPGTPFSKYKPTKLSKTLKDFLKYYSSKGRVYGDWQKQEELGIKITEYLVSQKP
- a CDS encoding radical SAM protein; the encoded protein is MVIREIKAKNILTKSKVYDWVLNPYIGCQHACTYCYARFMKKFTGHRESWGEFVDVKINAPELLAKEIKKKRRGEIWISGICDPYQPVEKKYQLTRKCLEILSDYDWHVFLQTKSPLVLRDLDIIKRFKYIDVGFSLLFHRGSLP